Proteins encoded in a region of the Panicum hallii strain FIL2 chromosome 3, PHallii_v3.1, whole genome shotgun sequence genome:
- the LOC112887286 gene encoding uncharacterized protein LOC112887286, which yields MAYRRKPQPQQPPSFEHHHPPSVGPASPDSLAAQAMRASAAHRDASSIASAYSSSASAAARRSHHEPSVSTTSLDSSGYEYTSMKSLNEAKYGFWGALARKAKSFLDEDGSPGQHESPTGQQSPRDEASVGVQRRRSQQFPGETWKSETPPSQKRSEAITSSLNYIGGTIKNALEEGRTIVENKTADIIQETRKLNIRRKGAVSNTQGEADHKLTQKYLPQNPLDHETQLKASRDVANAMAAKAKLLLRELKTVKADLAFAKERCAQLEEENKMLRESYDKGDNPEDDDLIRLQLETLLAEKARLAHENSVYARENRFLREIVEYHQLTMQDVIYVDEGIEEVTEVYPTQVLPRTGSSVGRAATPATPESAASSTSIVVPESCSVVPASPKSLSPASSLSN from the exons ATGGCCTACCGACGGAAGCCCCAGCCCCAGCAGCCGCCCTCCTTCGAGCATCACCACCCGCCGTCCGTGGGCCCCGCCTCCCCGGACTCCCTCGCCGCGCAGGCCATGCGCGCCTCCGCCGCGCACCGGGACGCCTCCTCCATCGCCTCCGCCTACTCCTCctcggcctcggcggcggccCGCCGGAGTCACCACGAGCCCTCCGTCTCCACCACGTCCCTG GACTCTTCGGGTTACGAATACACTTCCATGAAGAGCTTGAACGAGGCCAAGTACGGATTCTGGGGTGCCCTCGCACGGAAGGCAAAGTCGTTTCTTGATGAGGATGGCTCCCCAGGGCAGCATGAATCGCCAACAGGGCAGCAGTCACCGAGAGATGAAGCGTCAGTAGGTGTCCAG CGTCGACGTTCACAGCAATTTCCAGGAGAGACATGGAAATCTGAGACACCTCCATCTCAGAAGAGATCTGAGGCCATAACTTCCTCCCTTAACTATATTGGAGGAACAATAAAAAACGCCCTTGAA GAAGGTCGGACCATTGTAGAGAATAAAACAGCCGACATTATTCAGGAGACGCGTAAACTGAACATAAGAAGAAAAGGAGCTGTTTCAAATACACAAGGAGAAGCTGATCACAAACTTACTCAAAAATATCTTCCTCAAAATCCTCTTGACCATGAAACTCAGTTGAAGGCATCTCGCGAC GTTGCAAATGCCATGGCTGCAAAAGCAAAGTTGCTATTGCGTGAGCTGAAAACTGTCAAGGCAGATTTAGCGTTTGCGAAAGAACGTTGTGCTCAGCTTGAAGAAGAGAATAAAATGTTGCGAGAAAGTTATGACAAGGGTGATAATCCAGAAGATGATGATCTG ATCCGCCTCCAGTTAGAGACGCTATTAGCAGAAAAGGCACGGCTAGCACATGAGAACTCTGTATATGCTCGAGAAAACCGATTCCTGCGAGAAATAGTCGAGTACCACCAACTGACTATGCAGGATGTCATATATGTAGACGAAGGCATAGAAGAGGTCACCGAAGTGTACCCTACACAAGTATTACCCCGTACTGGATCAAGCGTTGGTCGGGCAGCCACTCCAGCTACACCTGAATCTGCTGCATCATCAACATCCATCGTTGTACCAGAATCTTGCTCTGTTGTACCAGCTTCTCCAAAGTCCCTGTCGCCGGCTTCCTCTCTGAGCAATTGA